A stretch of the Dioscorea cayenensis subsp. rotundata cultivar TDr96_F1 chromosome 4, TDr96_F1_v2_PseudoChromosome.rev07_lg8_w22 25.fasta, whole genome shotgun sequence genome encodes the following:
- the LOC120257909 gene encoding LOW QUALITY PROTEIN: replication factor C subunit 3-like (The sequence of the model RefSeq protein was modified relative to this genomic sequence to represent the inferred CDS: deleted 1 base in 1 codon) — MASPDSGAFRRSSSESAILCAPPSSAQSLPASSDSASGLTEIQLRDNERRKNSTFLPASSPNYLPSHGLSPGRESLASSDISRKLRLLGAASFFSLSEDRASPSDPGLLPLGLEESGLSGRTISPVVQPDAKSLRERDPKTEIVATDGTITASEEKLKRPSPPKEIEFVWAYKYRPRTLAGFICNRDRAEELQRMIKTHECSHFIFEGPPGVGKKTMVLAFLRDAFGPKKMKMKNELKRIELKGEHADAGSIDLNVRRSSQHIEVNLSESRGYEQHVIMTLINEFHIPSEQAVQCDQTNCKAIVLHEADKISNDAQHYVRWLMDKYKGCNKLFFCCSDASKLQPPIKHLCKIINLKPPSDKEIVEVLEFIADQEGVGLTRHLAERIAENSKHNLRQAIRSFEASWKSYFQLGEAHEILTGWEADIANIAKNIIEEQSPKQLYIIRGKLKNLIEHDVSPAFIFNTLVSELKQHVDEHFQLKVDALYQEYNIWDKNGRILNEEKTVGFTRESNEESGKRLHDRKKNVQHFMRIEEFSAKFMSSYKAFITKNNGGTSK, encoded by the exons ATGGCGAGCCCTGACAGTGGCGCCTTCCGCCGCTCCTCGTCCGAGTCTGCAATCCTCTGTGCCCCTCCGTCGAGCGCCCAGTCCTTGCCCGCTTCGTCCGATTCCGCTTCTGGATTGACGGAGATCCAACTTAGGGATAACGAACGCCGTAAAAACTCCACCTTTCTACCTGCCTCCAGCCCTAACTACCTTCCGAGCCACGGCCTTAGCCCTGGCCGAGAGAGCCTTGCCAGCTCCGACATCTCCAGGAAACTCCGTCTCTTGGGTGCCGcttcctttttctctctcaGTGAGGATAGGGCGTCGCCTAGCGATCCTGGATTGTTGCCGCTTGGTTTGGAGGAGAGTGGTCTGAGCGGGAGGACCATTAGCCCCGTTGTCCAGCCTGATGCGAAGTCCTTGAGGGAGAGAGATCCGAAGACTGAGATCGTGGCCACTGATGGCACCATCACAGCCAGCGAAGAGAAGCTCAAGAGACCGTCACCGCCCAAGGAGATTGAGTTCGTATGGGCTTACAAGTACCGTCCCAGGACTTTGGCAGGGTTCATCTGCAACCGTGACCGAGCAGAGGAACTTCAACGGATG ATAAAGACACACGAGTGCAGTCATTTCATATTTGAAGGTCCACCAGGGGTTGGCAAGAAAACAATGGTGTTGGCATTCTTGAGAGATGCATTTGGACCTAAAAAGATGAAG ATGAAAAATGAGTTGAAAAGAATAGAGCTTAAG GGAGAACATGCTGATGCTGGGAGCATAGATTTGAATGTCAGGCGATCTTCCCAGCACATTGAAGTTAATTTATCTGAGTCACGTGGTTATGAGCAGCATGTTATAATGACTTTGATAAATGAATTCCATATTCCATCAGAGCAGGCTGTTCAATGTGATCAGACAAACTGCAAAG CAATTGTTCTTCATGAGGCTGACAAAATTTCAAATGACGCACAACACTATGTCCGGTGGCTCATGGATAAGTAC AAGGGTTGTAACAAGCTTTTCTTCTGCTGCTCTGATGCTTCCAAGCTTCAACCACCAATCAAGCATCTGTGCAAAATAATTAACCTCAAACCACCTTCAGACAAAGAG ATTGTGgaagttcttgagtttattGCTGATCAAGAAGGCGTGGGATTAACTCGTCATTTAGCTGAAAGAATTGCTGAAAACTCAAAGCATAATTTACGTCAAGCAATTCGTTCATTTGAGGCCTCCTGGAAATCTTA CTTTCAGTTGGGAGAAGCCCATGAAATCTTAACCGGGTGGGAAGCAGATATTGCAAACATAGCTAAAAATATTATCGAAGAGCAAAGTCCCAAGCA GTTATATATTATCCGTGGGAAGCTTAAGAATCTTATTGAGCATGATGTATCACCAGCCTTCATTTTCAAT ACTCTTGTGTCAGAGCTGAAGCAACATGTTGATGAACATTTCCAACTCAAAGTTGATGCCTTGTATCAAGAATATAACATT TGGGATAAGAATGGGCGAATCTTGAATGAAGAGAAGACAGTAGGGTTCACTCGCGAATCAAATGAAGAATCTGGAAAGAGGCTTCACGATCGAAAGAAAAACGTTCAACATTTCATGAGGATCGAAG AGTTCTCAGCAAAATTCATGAGCTCCTACAAGGCTTTTATCACCAAAAATAATGGTGGGACTTCCAAATAA
- the LOC120259091 gene encoding transcription factor bHLH94-like, which translates to MSLEALSSNEFFNLLINDDSVSAPLATTSLLFNSTGLSLLGNFNGDTGSGSSGGGNGGGGGGGASFSSMMMMHGEFSTPVNGGDVKPGQSRRKRRRRTRSCKNKEEAENQRMTHIAVERNRRRQMNEHLSVLRSLMPESYVQRGDQASIVGGAIDFVKELEQLLQSLEAQKRTLIQQQQQQDHHHHHHNQKVVGDHDTEDVPPFSQFFAYPQYIWCHSDRECQPESHRAPAMADIEVTLIETHANLRILSPRRPRQLLKLVVGLQALSLTILHLNVTTLDSLVLYSLSTKVEEGCNLTTVDEIAAVVHHMLTLIEAETQSNRPAQESPVL; encoded by the exons ATGTCACTTGAAGCACTGTCTTCTAATGAGTTCTTTAACCTTCTTATCAATGATGACTCAGTCTCAGCTCCCCTTGCAACCACTAGCCTTCTCTTCAACAGTACTGGTTTGAGTTTGTTAGGCAACTTTAATGGAGACACTGGTAGTGGCAGCAGTGGTGGTGgtaatggtggtggtggtggtggtggtgcttctttttcttctatgaTGATGATGCATGGAGAGTTCTCAACGCCGGTGAACGGTGGTGACGTGAAGCCAGGGCAAAGTAGAAGGAAAAGACGGCGCAGGACAAGGAGCTGCAAGAACAAAGAGGAAGCTGAGAACCAGCGCATGACTCACATCGCCGTTGAGCGGAACCGCCGCCGCCAAATGAACGAGCATCTCTCTGTTCTCCGTTCTCTCATGCCTGAGTCCTACGTCCAAAGg GGTGATCAAGCTTCAATTGTAGGTGGAGCCATTGATTTTGTGAAAGAGCTTGAGCAACTACTCCAATCACTTGAAGCTCAGAAGAGAACActaatacaacaacaacaacaacaagatcatcatcatcatcatcataaccAAAAAGTTGTTGGAGATCATGATACTGAAGATGTCCCTCCATTTTCTCAGTTCTTTGCATACCCACAGTACATATGGTGCCATTCTGACAGGGAATGCCAGCCGGAGAGTCACCGGGCTCCGGCAATGGCTGATATTGAAGTCACACTCATCGAAACTCATGCAAATCTTCGTATTTTATCTCCGAGACGTCCCCGGCAACTGCTGAAGCTTGTGGTCGGACTTCAAGCTCTTAGCTTAACCATCTTGCATCTCAATGTCACTACTCTGGACTCACTTGTGCTATACTCCCTCAGTACCAAG GTGGAGGAGGGATGTAACCTAACCACAGTGGATGAGATTGCAGCAGTAGTGCATCACATGCTGACTCTCATTGAAGCAGAGACTCAGAGTAACAGGCCAGCCCAAGAAAGCCCAGTGCTGTAG
- the LOC120259244 gene encoding RING-H2 finger protein ATL29-like, translating into MASSPESYAPSPTPSANLGSFPMLVPVLILFIFVVGFFSIYLLHNLLYIFLASRRPRGVPVQRPPVRGLDREILETFPTFEFKEVSATGACEAECAVCLAEFHGGDAVRMLSVCYHVFHRECIDEWLEKHTTCPVCRSDLEKPPVPETEMVVVETPESHVVVVEGDGDGDGDGVEDLGELGLKEEPGVVDPKGDDADGDDEENRLRLTVTAEEQMSSL; encoded by the coding sequence ATGGCTTCATCACCCGAGAGCTATGCCCCATCGCCTACTCCATCGGCAAACCTTGGCTCGTTTCCGATGCTTGTTCCCGTCCTCATTCTCTTCATCTTTGTTGTCGGTTTCTTCTCCATTTATCTCCTTCACAACTTGCTTTACATCTTCCTCGCTTCACGACGCCCACGAGGAGTACCCGTCCAACGTCCACCGGTGCGTGGTCTGGACCGGGAGATTCTGGAAACATTCCCGACGTTCGAGTTCAAGGAGGTGAGCGCGACCGGTGCATGCGAAGCGGAGTGTGCGGTGTGCCTGGCCGAATTCCACGGCGGAGACGCCGTGCGAATGCTGTCGGTGTGCTACCATGTGTTCCATCGGGAATGCATTGATGAGTGGCTGGAGAAGCATACTACGTGTCCCGTTTGTAGGTCGGATCTAGAGAAGCCGCCGGTGCCGGAGACTgagatggtggtggtggagacCCCCGAAAGCCACGTTGTCGTCGTCGAGggagatggtgatggtgatggtgatggtgtgGAGGATCTTGGAGAACTGGGCTTGAAGGAGGAGCCCGGTGTGGTGGACCCCAAAGGTGATGACGCCGACGGTGATGATGAGGAGAATAGGTTAAGATTAACTGTGACTGCGGAAGAGCAGATGAGCTCTTTGTAG
- the LOC120259090 gene encoding LOW QUALITY PROTEIN: non-specific phospholipase C4-like (The sequence of the model RefSeq protein was modified relative to this genomic sequence to represent the inferred CDS: deleted 2 bases in 2 codons) produces MEMKTNSKMATDGKIKTIVVLVQENRSFDHMLGWMKSLNPEIDGVTGTEFNHISASDSSSRVVRFTGGSQYVDPDPGHSIQAIHEQIYGVPFVAGETPITPSTPPLMNGFAQEAEKEKAGMSSTVMSGFDPDSVPVYKELVMEFGVCDRWFASMPASTQPNRLFVHSATSHGATSNDTNKLIEGFPQRTIFDSLHDEGFSFGIYYQYPPSTLFYRNLRQLKYIGNFHQFDLDFKRHCKEGKLPNYVVVEQRYFDLKILPGNDDHPSHDVSEGQKFVKEVYEALRSSPQWNEILFVITYDEHGGFYDHIPTPVGVPSPDDIVGPEPFFFKFDRLGVRVPTILISPWIEPGTVLHRPSGPYSNSEFEHSSIPATVKKIFNLKSFLTKRDAWAGTFETVITRTTPRTDCPVTLPVPEKMRKTDAAEEANLSDFQKELVQLAATLNGDHKKDIYPNKLVENMTVAQGAQYSKDSLKVFWNDNENVKDTTNAKKKKSFRQ; encoded by the exons ATGGAGATGAAAACAAACTCGAAAATGGCGACAGACGGAAAGATCAAAACCATCGTCGTTCTCGTCCAAGAGAACCGATCCTTCGATCACATGCTCGGATGGATGAAATCCCTCAACCCGGAGATCGACGGCGTCACCGGAACCGAATTCAATCACATCTCAGCCTCCGATAGCTCATCTCGTGTCGTCCGCTTCACCGGTGGCTCCCAATACGTCGACCCCGATCCCGGCCACTCCATCCAAGCAATCCACGAGCAGATCTATGGCGTCCCCTTCGTCGCCGGTGAGACTCCAATCACGCCCTCGACCCCGCCTCTCATGAATGGATTCGCCCAGGAAGCGGAGAAAGAGAAGGCCGGAATGTCCTCCACGGTGATGAGCGGCTTCGATCCGGACTCCGTTCCGGTATACAAAGAGCTGGTGATGGAGTTC GGAGTCTGCGATCGCTGGTTCGCGTCGATGCCAGCGTCGACGCAGCCGAACAGACTGTTCGTCCACTCGGCGACATCTCACGGCGCGACGAGCAACGACACCAACAAGCTcatcgaagggtttcctcagaGGACCATCTTCGATTCTCTCCACGACGAGGGCTTCTCCTTTGGGATCTACTACCAATACCCGCCATCGACCTTGTTTTACAG AAACTTGAGGCAGCTGAAATACATAGGCAACTTCCACCAATTTGATCTTGATTTTAAGCGCCATTGCAAAGAAGGCAAGCTGCCAAACTACGTGGTTGTAGAACAACGCTATTTTGATCTCAAGATCTTGCCTGGAAACGATGATCACCCTTCCCATGATGTCTCTGAAGGCCAGAAGTTCGTC AAAGAGGTCTATGAGGCTCTCAGGTCCAGTCCTCAGTGGAATGAGATCCTCTTTGTTATCACTTATGATGAGCATGGTGGCTTTTACGATCACATCCCTACGCCCGTCGGTGTCCCTTCGCCGGACGACATTGTCGGCCCAGAGCCATTCTTCTTCAAGTTTGATCGTCTTGGTGTTAGAGTTCCCACCATCTTGATCTCTCCCTGGATTGAACCTGGCACTG TGCTTCACAGACCTTCTGGGCCATATTCAAATTCAGAGTTTGAGCATTCCTCCATCCCTGCCACTGTGAAGAAGATCTTCAATCTTAAAAGCTTCTTGACAAAGCGTGATGCTTGGGCTGGTACTTTTGAGACTGTTATCACTCGTACCACGCCAAGAACTGATTGCCCAG TGACACTGCCGGTGCCGGAGAAAATGCGAAAGACTGATGCTGCCGAGGAGGCAAACTTATCTGATTTCCAGAAGGAATTGGTTCAATTAGCAGCCACACTCAACGGTGATCacaaaaaagatatatatccaaACAAACTGGTGGAGAACATGACAGTGGCCCAAGGAGCTCAATACTCAAAGGACTCCTTGAAAGTGTTCTGGAATGACAATGAAAATGTCAAGGATACTACTAatgccaagaagaagaagtcctTTCGCCAATAA
- the LOC120259106 gene encoding uncharacterized protein LOC120259106, whose amino-acid sequence MEAKGEARGERGVHGIICKRCKESFDPSSNTSSSCRFHPSFFVCRRHDDQKRYYELGPNDPPYAAKFYDCCGAEDPEALGCTTDFHVSYDEN is encoded by the exons ATGGAGGCGAAGGGGGAAGCGAGAGGAGAACGAGGAGTTCATGGAATCATATGCAAGCGATGCAAAGAAAGCTTCGATCCGTCCTCGAATACATCTTCATCTTGCCGTTTCCACCCTTCCTTCTTCGTTTGCCGACGACACGACGATCAGAAAAG gTATTATGAACTTGGTCCCAATGATCCTCCATATGCTGCTAAATTTTATGATTGTTGTGGTGCTGAGGACCCAGAAGCACTGGGATGCACCACTGATTTCCATGTATCCTATGATGAGAACTGA
- the LOC120259243 gene encoding uncharacterized sugar kinase slr0537: GRRSWPSLLILSAPRALCRCLPRSSRQFALVSCFSFRFGRRNVGFYRLRGCRGFSRRWRFGGFRVLGSLGEGDDAPGGLVSEIEGEEEEEDEESVDVLMASVAPERWDVLGLGQAMVDFSGMVDDEFLMRVGIEKGTRKVVNHEERGRVLRAMDGCSYKAAAGGSLSNTLVALARLGGRSVGGPDLNVAMAGSVGSDPLGGFYRAKLRRANVNFLSKPVKDGTTGTVIVLTTPDAQRTMLAYQGTSSTVDYDPYLASIISKTNLLVIEGYLFELPHTIKTIMKACEDAHKNGALIAVTASDVSCIERCYDHFWEIIRNYADIVFANSNEARAFCNLNSNDSAILATRYLSHFVPLVSVTDGPRGSYIGVKGEAIYIPPSPCVPIDTCGAGDTYASGILYGILRGASDLKGMGMLASRVASVVVAQQGTRLRVQDAGRLAESFALNLESSQICSDIGSDHISSL, from the exons GGGCGACGGTCATGGCCCTCGCTCCTTATCCTCTCCGCGCCGCGCGCGCTTTGCCGTTGTCTTCCCCGTTCTTCTCGCCAATTCGCTTTGGTATCCTGTTTTAGTTTTCGTTTTGGGCGTAGAAATGTTGGGTTTTATCGATTGAGGGGGTGTCGTGGGTTTTCGAGGAGATGGAGGTTTGGGGGATTTCGCGTTTTGGGTTCTCTTGGAGAAGGTGATGATGCCCCCGGTGGTTTGGTAAGCGAGATCgaaggggaggaggaggaggaggatgaggagtcAGTGGATGTGTTGATGGCTTCGGTGGCCCCTGAGAGATGGGATGTTTTGGGTCTTGGACAAGCTATG GTAGATTTCTCTGGCATGGTGGATGATGAGTTTCTAATGAGAGTGGGAATAGAGAAAGGCACTAGGAAGGTGGTTAATCATGAAGAGAGAGGTAGAGTTTTGCGTGCAATGGATGGTTGCAGTTATAAGGCAGCTGCTGGAGGGTCTCTTTCCAATACATTGGTTGCTTTGGCTAGACTTGGTGGCCGATCAGTGGGTGGTCCTGATTTGAATGTTGCGATGGCAGGCAGTGTGGGTAGTGATCCCCTTGGTGGCTTCTATCGTGCAAAGCTTCGGCGGGCTAATGTTAACTTTCTATCCAAGCCTGTCAAGGATGGTACAACTGGAACAGTTATTGTTCTCACCACTCCAGATGCACAGCGTACTATGCTCGCATACCAG GGCACTTCATCTACAGTTGACTATGATCCATACCTAGCAAGCATAATCTCAAAAACAAACTTGCTTGTCATAGAAGGGTATTTATTTGAACTTCCTCAtacaatcaaaactataatgaAAGCTTGTGAAGACGCACACAAGAATGGTGCACTTATTGCTGTTACAGCATCTGATGTGTCATGTATCGAGAGATGTTATGATCATTTCTG GGAAATTATAAGGAATTATGCTGATATTGTGTTTGCCAACAGTAATGAAGCAAGAGCCTTTTGCAACTTGAACTCAAATGACAGTGCCATCTTAGCTACACGGTACTTGAGTCACTTTGTTCCTCTTGTTTCAGTTACCGACGGCCCACGTGGTTCTTACATTGGTGTTAAAGGCGAAGCTATATACATCCCCCCATCTCCCTGCGTGCCCATCGATACTTGTGGAGCTGGCGACACTTATGCTTCAGGCATTCTTTACGGAATCCTTAGGGGAGCTTCGGATTTGAAAGGCATGGGAATGTTGGCCTCTAGAGTAGCATCAGTTGTCGTTGCACAGCAAGGAACTCGTCTTCGAGTTCAAGATGCCGGAAGACTAGCAGAGTCTTTTGCATTGAATCTTGAGAGCTCCCAAATTTGCTCAGATATTGGCTCAGATCACATCTCCAGTTTATGA